The Crassaminicella indica genomic interval AAAAAGTTCCTGTCATTACTACAGGAGCAGGAAACCCTGGTAAATATATGAAAGACCTAAAAGGTGCAGGTACAAAGGTAATTCCTGTAGTACCTTCAGTAGCTCTTGCTAAGAGAGTTGAAAAGAGTGGAGCAGATGCAGTTATTGTTGAAGGAACAGAAGCGGGAGGACACATAGGAGAGTTAACAACGATGGTATTAGTACCACAAGTAGTAGATGCTGTAAATATTCCAGTTATTGCTGCTGGAGGAATCGGTGATGGAAGAGGAATGATGGCAGCCTTTTGTCTTGGAGCAGAAGGGGTTCAAGTTGGAACTAGATTTGTATGTTCTAAGGAATGTAAAGTGCATGAAAAATATAAAGAAAGAATATTAAAAGCAAAAGACAGAGATACGATTGTTACAGGAAGAAGCACTGGCCATCCAGTAAGGGTAATTAAAAATAAATTATCTAAGGAATTTGAAATGTTAGAAAAGTCAGGTGCATCTATAGAAGAAATTGAAAAATTAGGAGCAGGAAAACTGAAGCTTGCTGCTGTTGATGGTGATATAGAGAATGGATCTATTATGTCAGGACAAATTGCTGGGCTTATAAAAGATATTAAAAGCTGTAGTGAAATTATTGAAGAAATGATGAATCAAA includes:
- the fabK gene encoding enoyl-[acyl-carrier-protein] reductase FabK, coding for MINSKLCEILDIKYPIIQGAMAWISTAELAAAVSNAGGLGIIAGGNAPAEIIKKEIDKIRELTDKPYAINVMLLSPYVDEIIDLVISEKVPVITTGAGNPGKYMKDLKGAGTKVIPVVPSVALAKRVEKSGADAVIVEGTEAGGHIGELTTMVLVPQVVDAVNIPVIAAGGIGDGRGMMAAFCLGAEGVQVGTRFVCSKECKVHEKYKERILKAKDRDTIVTGRSTGHPVRVIKNKLSKEFEMLEKSGASIEEIEKLGAGKLKLAAVDGDIENGSIMSGQIAGLIKDIKSCSEIIEEMMNQMTNIYQSMNFICK